In the genome of Candidatus Neomarinimicrobiota bacterium, the window ATATGATCACACTGAGTCTGTTTTCGATTACTGAGTACTTTGCTGGCGGGTAACCAATAATTTCACCATCTGTCTCTACGAAAACCTGCTGGTCAGTAAAGAGCTCGAAGGTCCGGCACTGCGTATAATGAGCCGCTTCTCTGCTGAAAATATTCCCGGTATATAGCGAGGGAATCATACCAAGTAGTTTTAAGCGGGGAACCGCGTCGATCATGGCAATACTTAAGATACCATCATCGGGCTTGGTCTCCTTGCCAAAGTACATTCCACCGCCGAAGTACGGTGATTTATACACTGTCAAATTACTCAATTTCTGGCCCTTAATTTTTTCCTTATCGAGATTGATATCGCAAAGGAGTTCATTAAACTGCATCAGGGCCTTGAAGCCGGAAATCAGGGCGGCGGCATCGACGCTGAAGCGTTTGAGTAGTTTGGTGATATTTCGGGCGGTATTGAATTTTTGTATCGCGAGGCTAATAACTCCGACACTGGAATTATTAAGGAAATATCTCACCACAGAAGATCCATTGAGATCGCGGCATTCTACTTTGCAGATATCGATGGTATGTGGTTGGTCTGATAGCAGTCTCTCCAACAGATTCAGACGCTTGGGGAACCGCTTCTCGAAGTCACAACTGCTCCCGGCACCCAGAAAAATGATTTGAAGGTCGCCTGGCGGCCCGTGATCATCCCTGATGAGACCCTGGAGGACTTCATTGAGGGTGCCGTCTCCTCCGAATACGGCGATCCGTCTGTAGCCCTTTGCGATGAGAGCCAACGAGATCTCAGCAGCGTGGCCGGGATAGCGGGTCAGTTGGTATTCAAACTGAAGTGCCTGCTCTCGGAGTTGAGTTCTGAATTTTTCCCATCTGCGGGCAGCCAGACCCTCACCCGCGGCTGGGTTGCAAATGATAAATGGCTGGCTCAATTTTGTTTTATTCATGAGAGTGCAATAACTGAACCTTAGAAAACGCAGAATTTCCCGCTTAGTTTTTAGATCAAGCTGTCAAAAAGGCTTTGAAGACCTACAACACCTTCAGCGGTCATTCACTCACCAACGTCACACCAGGTAGCCTTTTTCAGCCATCAGTCCGTAGCGGTTGAGAATGTCGCCCGTGGCCGAGATGATCTCGGATGATAGGTACCTGCCGCTGTGAAGCCTCGGTCCCTGCAGTTTCCGTGCGGCTGCCCCGAAGGCACAATAATGGTCGATGGCCTTGCCTGCATTGGCAAAAGGATTCCCGCTGGGTACGTCCTGAACCAGTGCCAATATCTGTGACATAGCATCTGACAACCTGGTAGAAAGCCTTTCAGCCTCCACCCTGGCAGTTGTTTTTTTCGAATCCTTGATGATCGCTGCCAGCTGCTCGGGAAAGGTGTTGGCCGAGCTGAGCAGAAGACCGTCGTATGGTCCCCCTGCGCTTTTCAGCCATCGGATATAGTCGCTTTCCGTCCCCCGAACGAAGAAAATCCCGCTATCACGGAACCTGCCCGAGAGTGCGATGCGATCACTACCGCTGGTATCCTTGAAGAAAATGAAATTGTCAAACTGGGATGCAAGGGCCTCAAAGCTCTTCGGATCTACCTCGTTGCCGGTTACCTGTGGCAGTTGATATAGCGCGATGGGGACTCCCCTGCTCATTACCTGCGATAGTCCGGCATGGATAGCCTCTTGTGAGAGCGACTTGCCTTTCGGCGGGCACACCGTGAAACCGCACACACGCGCTGCAGCCAGAGACTCCGTGACCGACTCCTCGCCGCTGATCTGCTTGAGGAAGGCCAGTGAATCGGCTATCGACTGCAGCATCGCTTCCGGGTCGGTTTCCAGGATACCGACCAGAATTCGGGCCCCGGAAGCCTGGGCCATCCGTACACTGAAGGTCAGCACCTCCGCTTTCTGTGAAGCGTCAAGTTCCCATCCGTCCCCGGTTGATCCGGGGATAAGATACCCGCGAATCCATGCCCGCAGGTACTCCGCGTGCCGGGCCATGCGCGCAGTATCTATGCTGCCGTCATCCTGATAGTGGGTCAACAGCGGACACCAGAGCTCCGGAACCCCGTCCGGGAAAAGAGTCCTTATCAGTTGCTTCCGCAGGGTGTGGGTTGTATCCATCGTATCTCTCTGCCAGGTATTAAACTGGATTGATAGGGTTCCGGGAATGACAGGTTTTATCGTAGTACCGTAGCATGATCATTCAAAGTCCTGCTATCTAGCTGCCCGGTCTTATCAGCAGGCGCTAATGCTCCCCTCGGAGCGTCGTAGGTTCAAAATTAATGTATTAAGCCATTAACTTGACAGAATCCAGTTGCAGCCTGGTTCGGACGGAGTGCTGCTGTTCGCCGTCCCGGTATTTGCCAGTCCGATGGTCCTCAACCTGGTCAGTAGTGGAAATCGTGCTGTGTGCCCCTTAGTTTTTAGCCCAAGTTCTCCAACCCATTCTGAAGATAAACGGCTGCACGGGGATTATATTGACATCTTGGCCTATCGCTTGTTATCATTGATCACAGGGAGGTATGGCCAGATCAGGTGTTGCAGCATATCAGCATATGCTATAGGAGATCATAGTGCTGATGACCAGCATATTCGCCGGTTAGTGCCGGTCATTCAATATTGGAGTTATTTGTCATTAAATATGTGGTCTTTAGTCATTTATATGTGCATATGAAAAATGGAGATAGCTATCGCAATAAGGGACTTATGAATGAAACCCCTATTTACCAATGATGCAGTTGTTCTCGGCATCTTAATATGCATCTTAGCATTTGTTTTCAAAACCTCTCATAGTTCTAACGCTTTCTGGAAAAAATTCTATACTTACGTACCTTCGTTATTATTGTGCTATTTTATTCCTTCGGTTCTGAACTCGGCGGGCATAATATCCGGAGAGCATTCCAATTTATATTTTGTCTCTTCCAGATTTTTATTACCTGCCAGCCTGATCCTGCTGACATTAAGCATCGATCTTAAGGAAATCATGCGTCTGGGGCCAAAAGCGCTGACTATGTTTCTGGCCGGTACTGCTGGCATTGTTATTGGAGGGCCGATTACAGTCCTGATTTTTTCCTATCTTGCGCCCGACATTGTTGGCGGTACTGGCCCAGATGCCGTCTGGCGCGGACTGGCAACTGTTGCCGGAAGCTGGATTGGTGGCGGAGCCAATCAAACTGCGATGAAAGAAGTTTTTGGTGTGAGCGATAATC includes:
- a CDS encoding diacylglycerol kinase family protein, whose translation is MNKTKLSQPFIICNPAAGEGLAARRWEKFRTQLREQALQFEYQLTRYPGHAAEISLALIAKGYRRIAVFGGDGTLNEVLQGLIRDDHGPPGDLQIIFLGAGSSCDFEKRFPKRLNLLERLLSDQPHTIDICKVECRDLNGSSVVRYFLNNSSVGVISLAIQKFNTARNITKLLKRFSVDAAALISGFKALMQFNELLCDINLDKEKIKGQKLSNLTVYKSPYFGGGMYFGKETKPDDGILSIAMIDAVPRLKLLGMIPSLYTGNIFSREAAHYTQCRTFELFTDQQVFVETDGEIIGYPPAKYSVIENRLSVII
- a CDS encoding dihydrodipicolinate synthase family protein is translated as MDTTHTLRKQLIRTLFPDGVPELWCPLLTHYQDDGSIDTARMARHAEYLRAWIRGYLIPGSTGDGWELDASQKAEVLTFSVRMAQASGARILVGILETDPEAMLQSIADSLAFLKQISGEESVTESLAAARVCGFTVCPPKGKSLSQEAIHAGLSQVMSRGVPIALYQLPQVTGNEVDPKSFEALASQFDNFIFFKDTSGSDRIALSGRFRDSGIFFVRGTESDYIRWLKSAGGPYDGLLLSSANTFPEQLAAIIKDSKKTTARVEAERLSTRLSDAMSQILALVQDVPSGNPFANAGKAIDHYCAFGAAARKLQGPRLHSGRYLSSEIISATGDILNRYGLMAEKGYLV